In a genomic window of Alteromonas gilva:
- a CDS encoding transporter substrate-binding domain-containing diguanylate cyclase — MFKIKTVLLGWLIALCGMSTAHSKDVTFCINPDLAPYEMLRDGKHVGVSADYLVLIDQLTDIDFHLVETVSWHQSFEYVQTGKCMFLPMVNLSSHRSAFLEFTQPYFESPNVMLGRQSNVVYQGFDGLSSELLGVSKHSYIAEYLARYYPHLRIQLFDSESEGLRALNSGDIDLMVGPSLHLHSVMERMNLQGFVITGYAEPYNSFRMGVNKAYPELSAILDDAIERIPEAAKVDIRKRWSNVKRQYPQDFRPVILVIVCVVVLIATLFWRHNIMRRYARESHHKQSELENLQAVLLEKNRLLEFLSSHDSSTNLYNRNFMLHRAEDEVSRFNRFHTAATLILFDFSSHISRVGNEHNLFSEDSVRELARVCLGSVREVDIAGRWSAEQIIILCPQTPIAASKVLAERLKEAIETHPRDEIRTLPFSIGLAALKEGEAFSDWYERASQALYIARRHHNGNVVVAEQ; from the coding sequence ATGTTCAAAATTAAAACAGTGCTGTTGGGCTGGTTAATTGCGTTGTGTGGTATGTCCACGGCTCACAGCAAAGACGTCACCTTTTGTATTAACCCTGATCTGGCTCCCTACGAAATGCTACGCGATGGCAAGCATGTTGGTGTCTCGGCGGATTATCTGGTGCTGATTGACCAACTGACTGATATTGATTTTCATTTGGTTGAAACGGTAAGCTGGCATCAGTCCTTTGAGTATGTACAAACCGGTAAATGCATGTTTTTACCGATGGTAAACCTGTCTTCGCACCGCAGTGCTTTTCTTGAATTTACCCAACCTTATTTCGAATCACCCAATGTTATGCTGGGCCGTCAATCTAACGTGGTTTATCAGGGGTTTGACGGCTTATCCAGCGAACTGTTGGGGGTCAGTAAGCATAGCTATATCGCCGAATATCTTGCCCGCTATTATCCGCATTTACGAATTCAACTGTTTGACTCTGAAAGTGAGGGGCTAAGGGCGCTTAACAGCGGCGATATTGATCTCATGGTTGGTCCGTCTCTGCACTTACATTCCGTTATGGAACGCATGAATCTGCAAGGGTTTGTTATTACTGGTTATGCAGAGCCGTATAACTCCTTCCGTATGGGCGTGAATAAAGCCTACCCTGAGTTGTCTGCTATCCTCGACGATGCGATTGAGCGTATTCCCGAGGCGGCGAAGGTCGATATCCGTAAGCGTTGGAGTAATGTAAAACGGCAATATCCGCAGGATTTTCGCCCTGTTATTTTAGTGATTGTCTGTGTCGTGGTGTTAATTGCTACCCTGTTCTGGCGCCATAACATCATGCGCCGTTATGCCCGGGAATCACACCACAAGCAAAGTGAATTGGAAAATCTACAGGCAGTACTGTTGGAAAAAAACCGCTTGCTGGAATTTCTTTCCTCCCATGACTCGTCGACAAACCTGTATAATCGTAATTTCATGTTGCATCGCGCTGAAGACGAAGTGTCGAGATTTAATCGCTTTCATACAGCCGCAACGCTTATTCTTTTTGATTTTTCATCGCATATTTCACGCGTTGGTAATGAGCATAATTTATTTTCTGAGGATAGCGTGCGGGAGCTTGCCAGGGTCTGTCTTGGCAGTGTGCGTGAGGTAGATATCGCCGGTCGTTGGAGCGCTGAGCAAATTATCATTTTGTGTCCGCAAACCCCTATAGCGGCATCGAAAGTCCTGGCTGAGCGTTTAAAAGAAGCCATTGAAACCCATCCCCGCGATGAAATCCGGACCTTACCCTTTTCAATAGGGTTGGCAGCATTGAAGGAGGGAGAAGCGTTTTCGGATTGGTATGAACGAGCCAGTCAGGCATTGTACATTGCCAGGCGGCATCATAACGGTAATGTGGTCGTTGCAGAGCAATAA
- a CDS encoding thiolase family protein, producing the protein MSKESVVIVAAKRTPMGGFMGALSAVPATDLGAQAIKAACSGVDVNAIDEVIMGCVLPAGLGQSPARQASLKAELPLSSGVVTINKVCGSGMKAVMLAADIIQAGSAEVIVAGGMESMSGSPYLLPKARGGYRMGHGQVLDHMMLDGLENAYDGQAMGCFAQATADSEGLTRELMDEFAISSLSKANEAINTGTFSDEISPVTIQTRKGDVVVDTDEGPGSAKPEKIPSLRPAFKKDGTVTAANSSSISDGAAALLVMSESKAASLGLTPLAKVVAHATNSIAPEDFTVAPVGAMEKVLEKAGWSKDDVDLFEINEAFAMVTMLAIKKLGLDESKVNIKGGACALGHPIGASGARIIVTLLHALKQKGLKKGIASLCIGGGEGVALAVEML; encoded by the coding sequence ATGAGTAAAGAATCTGTCGTTATTGTGGCTGCAAAACGGACGCCGATGGGCGGTTTTATGGGGGCACTGTCAGCCGTGCCGGCAACCGATTTGGGGGCGCAGGCGATTAAAGCGGCATGCAGTGGCGTAGACGTTAATGCCATTGATGAAGTTATCATGGGCTGCGTATTACCAGCGGGATTGGGTCAGTCACCGGCAAGACAGGCATCTTTAAAAGCGGAGCTACCCTTATCATCGGGTGTAGTGACGATTAACAAAGTATGTGGCTCGGGGATGAAAGCGGTGATGCTGGCTGCTGATATCATTCAGGCTGGCAGCGCTGAGGTGATTGTGGCTGGTGGTATGGAAAGTATGAGTGGCTCACCGTACTTGTTGCCCAAAGCCAGGGGTGGTTACCGTATGGGGCACGGACAAGTGCTGGATCATATGATGCTGGACGGTTTAGAGAATGCCTATGATGGCCAGGCAATGGGCTGTTTTGCACAAGCGACAGCTGACAGTGAAGGCTTAACGCGCGAACTGATGGACGAATTTGCCATCAGTTCTCTGTCGAAAGCCAACGAAGCGATCAATACCGGTACGTTCAGCGATGAAATATCGCCGGTGACTATTCAGACACGTAAAGGCGACGTAGTGGTCGATACGGATGAAGGGCCGGGCTCGGCTAAACCAGAAAAGATCCCATCATTACGACCTGCATTTAAAAAAGACGGTACCGTGACAGCTGCTAACTCAAGCTCAATTTCCGATGGGGCTGCTGCGCTGTTAGTAATGAGCGAGTCTAAAGCCGCTTCATTGGGATTAACACCGCTGGCAAAGGTCGTTGCGCATGCGACTAATTCCATCGCCCCGGAAGACTTCACCGTAGCACCGGTTGGCGCGATGGAAAAAGTGCTCGAAAAAGCCGGTTGGAGTAAAGACGACGTTGATTTATTTGAGATTAACGAGGCGTTTGCAATGGTCACTATGCTGGCGATTAAAAAGCTTGGTCTGGACGAGAGCAAGGTCAATATTAAAGGCGGAGCCTGTGCGTTGGGTCATCCCATTGGCGCGTCGGGCGCACGGATCATTGTGACGTTATTGCACGCACTGAAGCAAAAGGGCCTCAAAAAAGGCATTGCCTCACTGTGTATTGGCGGCGGTGAAGGTGTTGCCCTGGCAGTAGAAATGTTATAA
- a CDS encoding MerR family transcriptional regulator, which translates to MTQHQTNDTYSIGELAKEFDLTPRSIRFYEEQELLSPERTGQNRIYGNKDRVRLKLILRGKRLGFSLAEIKNLFELYDSNPNSMLQLETMLQMTEQKRAVLRQQLDDIQMLMAELDEVEKRCRDELTELQKGN; encoded by the coding sequence ATGACTCAACATCAAACAAACGACACCTATTCCATCGGCGAACTAGCAAAAGAGTTTGATCTTACCCCCCGATCAATACGGTTTTATGAAGAACAGGAGTTGTTGAGTCCTGAACGTACCGGACAAAACCGCATCTACGGTAATAAAGATCGGGTCAGGTTAAAGCTAATACTGCGAGGTAAGCGACTGGGCTTTTCATTAGCTGAAATTAAGAACCTGTTTGAACTCTACGATAGCAATCCAAATTCTATGCTGCAACTTGAAACGATGTTGCAGATGACAGAACAAAAACGCGCGGTATTACGCCAGCAACTCGATGACATTCAAATGCTCATGGCAGAGCTGGACGAAGTTGAGAAGCGTTGCCGCGATGAGCTGACAGAATTACAAAAAGGTAACTAA